From the genome of Neorhodopirellula lusitana:
ATTGCGTGACGTCGAAGAGCCCGACGACGCGAATGAACGGGTTGTCGATCCAAATGACGTTTCAAATCAAGAGTTGTAGTCAGCGTGGACGCCGAGCGTTACAGACGAATTCAGGATTTATTTTGGGAAGCAGAGTCGCTTCAGCCAGCGGAATGGGAGTCCACCCTGCTGGAGCAAACCGAAGGGGACGCGGCCCTTGTCCGGGAGGTGATCTCGTTGCTTCAGGAGCACAATCCAGAGGCGGCATCCAAGGAAGGCAATGAGGCGCTGCCGGTCGAACTTCCCAAGGGAACAGACGGATGGAATGGAGATGACCCACGCGATCGAGATGTTGATAAGCGAGATTTGACATCAAAAGGGGTGACGCAAACGCCCCGTTCGCAGTCCCCGTCGTCGACATCGATCGGCCCTATCAATGACGATAGCGTCGCCAAGTTGAGTGGAGAACAAAGATCGGGGAAACCTGGACCTTCTCGCCAAAATTCATCCGCCACGATCGCCGGTGCTCAGCGGACTTATGCGGCGCCGCGAAGTGATGTCACTCCCGTGAAACGTAAGTCTTCGCTAAACAAGGCGAAGCGAGGGAAGTCCCAGCGTACCGATGCGGCGGTGCAACTTGGGGTGGGCGAACAGAATACTTCGATGGTTACGGCCAGTCGTCCGGATCGCTTCCGTTGGGGTTGGTTGCCGCTCTGGTTGGCTTTGGTGATTGGGATGATCACACCAATCTGGATTGCAGCTTGGTGGACCGGAGAATCTGCGAATCAGCAAGAGGTTCGCAACGTACGGCGGTTGCTGGCATCGTCGTTCGGACAGGCCGAAACACAAATTCAGCTGCTGCTGGAAGCTGACCAATTTCATATCCAAGAAGCGTTGGTGCCCGCGGCGCGAGAAATACTAGAGGAACTGAAAGCGACCGCTGCCGATTCACCGGCACAGTCCGCGAATCTGAAAGTTGCGATAGCGGCCCGAATCGCAGCGTTGCCGATGCTGGATGACCAGGGCGTTGACCTGGCCATTTGGGACAGCGAACTGCAATCCATCGTGGCTTCGCAGGGTTTGCGAGACGAAATTGGTGCTGGGCCGCTTCGGCCGAGTGAAACTCAGCATCTGGTCACGCGTTTGCGTTCTTGTCTAGAAGGGAAGTCGGTTTACTGTACCACTGAGATCATCGCTCGATTGTCGTCGGGCTCAGACAGCAATCGGTCGGGGTGGCTTGTTCCGGTTTATCGTTCGGGAAGCCTTTTAGAGGGCGAAGCTGAAAGCCGTCCGATTGGCGCGGTGATGCTTTTGAAAACAGCGGTTTGGGATCAGGCATCGGAAACTCTGAATCGAATCAGCAGCGAGAATGGACTGGATCTTTATCTGGTTGATCATGCCGGCGTCATGCAGTCCGAAAGTCAGCGGGCTCGGCGTTTTATAGGGCTGCCAGTCGAATATGATTCTAATGATGTTGAAAGGGTTGCGGGGAAATTTCGGGTCGCTGAGTATGCCGCTGACGCAACACCCGAAAGCTTGTTGTCATCGGACTTACTTGATAGTGTTCTCCCGCTGACCATCGCGGCTGCGAATGTGTGGCATACGCAGCATCGCGTTCTGAGGATGGAGCCCTATACGGGTTACACTGGCCAGCAGAAGCAAGGTGCGTGGAAATGGCTGGATCCCTTCGCGGTTGGATTGATCGCGGAGCGTCGGGTCGACCCTCGAGTCGAAACCGCATCGCAGTCAGGATTTGCTTCCCTTGCGGTACCGCTCGTGCACACGTGGCCTTGGGCGACTTGGTTGTCGTTGTGGGGAGTGTTGATGGCGTCGTTGGTTACCGCGTGGCAGCAATTGCGTGTGCGGCAATTGGAGTCCATGAACCAACCACTGGGACGCTACCGGATCAAGTCAGAGCTAGGGGCCGGCGGCATGGGCGTTGTCTATCGAGCGGAGCATCTTGATCTGGGACGCGATATTGCGTTGAAGGTGTTACGAAGTGATTGCCAGGACGAAGATGATCGCCAACGATTTGATCGTGAGGCCTGTTTAGCGGCGACGCTTTCTTGCCCACATAGCGTGTCGGTGTACGACTTCGGGCACACGGAACACGGTGATGCGTTTTGCGTGATGGAATTGCTGGAGGGAATCACTCTCGCCGAAGTGGTTGCCCGCAGTGGTCCACAGCCTGCCGGGCGTGTTGTTTGGATCTTGCAACAGATTTGTCAATCGATCCTGGAAGCTCATTCCAAGGGTTTGATGCACCGCGATTTGAAGCCGCAAAATGTGATGTTGCGGTACGACGCTATTGTTGGCGACTGGGTGGTGGTGTTTGATTTCGGTCTGGCTAAACCAATCGAACCGGATCAAGGAATGTTCCAAACGGCCGAAAGCATTTGGGCGGGAACACCGATGTACATGGCCCCCGAGCGGTTTCGCGAGCCATCACTGATGGATCCTCGTAGCGACATCTATTCCATTGGATGCATCGCGTACTACCTGCTTGCGGGCAACCCACCGTTTGTGGAATGCAGCCCACAATCGATGTTTGGGCTGATCATGACTCAGCTTCCAATTGAGATCATGACGCATCGCGATGAGATGATTGATCCACGTTTGGACCAATGGGTTCGCGATTGCATGGCGAAGGACAAAAGGCAGCGAGCATCCGATATTGCCGAGTTAATCGCTTCGCTTCAGGTGATCGCCGAGCGGATTCCTTGGACTCGCAACGAAGCGAGGCAGTGGTGGATGGAGCACAGTGCCCCGGAAATTATCTGACCTGCCAAAACACTCACTCTCGGTTAGCGAAAGCGTCTTGATGATCATCGCTTCGTCGCGGCCAGTACTTCGATACTGGCCCGTGCTTCTATACCGACCAGCGAATATCCAAGAGCAGTCCTCTGCCCCGACCCAATGCGTTGCTTCCAAGAGACAGCGGATGTTAGTTAAACGATCCGCAGTGCACAGGAAAAACAGTGCACAGGAAAAACAATGCACTGGTGGAAAACGGAACTCTTGGAGTTCCTTTCCTTTCAGCTCGATACCGAAGTGGCGTTGGCTACTTCGCGTCTGGACCGGGAAGTCGCACGCCAGCTGGCATCACTGGTAAGTAGCTCGACGGGTTGGAACCCGCTTCGGGTTGCCCCTCGTCGGTTCGTCGCATTGCGACATTCACTCCACTGGACGAAGGCGTTTGATCGGCAAGATTCCATGTCGACGAACTGGGGATCTGGCCCGGTTCCATGAACATGGATCGAGACGGGGTGGCCGAACGCTTAATCGTGGTCGTGGTTAGACCACTCGTCGGCGATGACTTCCCTGACGCTGCGGCTTGCCATTGTCGGTATTGGGGCGAGAACCTTTGAGCCAGTGCAGCTTCTCGATCCGTTTTTGCACCTGGCAAAAGTACCGTCGTGGACGACCCTTGCAGTGTTTTGCCGGTCGCTGTCTTGAACGAGGCAACGAGTGCCACGCGTTCTTGGCGACCGCCGACCGCATCCCAGGGAATCCAAACGCTGTAGGATGCCCCGAGATCCGTGCTGCTGAAGTGCTTGGTGAACTGTTCCGGTGTGAACTCGTATCGTTTCACGTCCGGCTTCTCGGACTCGTGGTCTTCCTTGAAGCCATGAACCACCAGTGTCCCTTCGACAGGGACCGGTCGAGATTTTTCGTCATAGAAAAATACCCGCCCACCGAAGCCACGCGTTGGCACTCTCCCAGCTTGAGTCAAGGTTTCAGGCGACCATACGGCAGCCAGCTTGACTGGATTGGGATACGGTTCGGGAGCGGCATTCTTGTCGGACTTCGACCATGGCATTCGTTCCAAAAAGCTTTTGGAACTTGCCGTTGAGCCGCTGTCCTTCTGGAATGTCGTGCACCCCACTAACGTGACGGATGTCGCAACGAAGGCGATGATGACGGAGTATTTCATGATGCTCACTAGGGTGAAGGTTGAACCTATTTCTTAAACGAGCTCAGGCGAGCATTGAACTTGGACCAACGCGTTGTCGATGCCTGGGAAGAAGTCGACGTTCCCGAAGCTGGCATCCCATCACCCGTTGAGGCTTTCGGGGTGACGGACGCTTGTGGGACCGGTAACAATTCCTGGCTGGGTGCAGGTAGCGATCCCTGGGGATTCGCATTCTGAATCGGTTCAGGAATGATCACAGGCTCCGCTGGAGTGACGACTCCCGACCCATATGATTGCGGGTATGACTCCGAATGAATCATGTCCGCATGATCGACGATGGACTCACCGGGGCCTAACTGGATTCCAGCGGGAACACTTCGGTTTGCGGTGACTCCGTTACCAGTTGGTGCGTAACGCTCGGCAACACTCCGTGGCAGATCCGCCGCCGGGAACACATCCACGGTTGGATGCATGTCGGGGTAGATCGTAGGCCCAATCGCTGGTCCCCAGAGGCCATAGCCGCCGGATAGTCCAACGTCACCGTGTGCTTCGACGACGTCAGCCAGGCACCAGCTCATACGGCTGGATTCAACTTGCTTGACGTATTCCAAGTCTTCGTGGCCGGTGACCAGTGTTGGTGTCATCACAATCAGTAGCTCGGTGCGTCGTTCTTCTTCACCTTCGTACTTAAAGAATGTGCCAAGGACGGGAATGTCGCCCAGATACGGAACCTTTCGCGAGAAGTTGCTACGCCGTTTCGTGATCAGTCCACCGAAGACAACTGTTTGGCCATCGAATGCGGTGACAGTCGCTTGGGCATTGGTGGTGTCAATTGCGGGGACAAAGATGGGCGTGCCGTCACTGGTCGTGCCAATGTTCTGGCCAACACTAAAGTTGACATCACTACGGCTGGCATCAATGTCCATCAAAATCATTCCATCAGCACCAACACGAGGTACCACTCGCAGGATGATCCCGATAGGCACGTCTTCGATGCCGATCAGCGTTTGACCCGTTGTCCCGGTGACTTGGATATCGGTCGGGCGAGGGAAATCTTGTCCGACTTGAACAAAGCCTTCGGTGTTGTCCGCGGTCATAATTTCGGGACGACTTAGGATCTGCAGGCGATTGGCAATTTGCAACGTTCGCATGAAGACGTTGATCGATTCGCTAGCTGCCGAGAAGACAAACCCGCCTGAACCAAGATCACTGATCTGGCTCGCTGCCGCGTTGAAACTAGTCAAGCCTTGAGCGGCAAGTTTTTCCTGGCTGTAGTCGCTCTCGTTGGGTAGGCTCGTCCCGCCAAAGTTGAAGCCTGGGTCACCAGGATCGGCCCCTGTGGTCGCCTTCCCACGGTCAAACAGAATCGAATCCTGCAATCCAAACTCGCCACCGATTTCGAAGCCGTCTTCGAGAACGACTTCCGCAATCATGGTCTTGATCAGAATCATGGGCGGACGTCGGTCCAAGCGATCAATCAAACGTCGCACATCTTCGTATAGACGAGGCGAAACGCTAATCAACAAGCTGTTCGTTTGAGCTTCGGCGACAACGATCACGTCACGATCTGGAAGATCCATCGGCCCGAGTCCAGTTTGGAACTGCGGGATGATGTTTTGGAATTGTTGTCGCTGGGTGACGTAGTCTTGGATCGCAGTGGCGATGTTGGCAGCAATTTGATTCTTCAACCAAATGACTTCCGTAATCCGTTCAGAGAAACCGGTGCTATCAAGTCTCAGGAGGATGCTTTCAACCACTTCGAGGTCTT
Proteins encoded in this window:
- a CDS encoding serine/threonine-protein kinase, producing MDAERYRRIQDLFWEAESLQPAEWESTLLEQTEGDAALVREVISLLQEHNPEAASKEGNEALPVELPKGTDGWNGDDPRDRDVDKRDLTSKGVTQTPRSQSPSSTSIGPINDDSVAKLSGEQRSGKPGPSRQNSSATIAGAQRTYAAPRSDVTPVKRKSSLNKAKRGKSQRTDAAVQLGVGEQNTSMVTASRPDRFRWGWLPLWLALVIGMITPIWIAAWWTGESANQQEVRNVRRLLASSFGQAETQIQLLLEADQFHIQEALVPAAREILEELKATAADSPAQSANLKVAIAARIAALPMLDDQGVDLAIWDSELQSIVASQGLRDEIGAGPLRPSETQHLVTRLRSCLEGKSVYCTTEIIARLSSGSDSNRSGWLVPVYRSGSLLEGEAESRPIGAVMLLKTAVWDQASETLNRISSENGLDLYLVDHAGVMQSESQRARRFIGLPVEYDSNDVERVAGKFRVAEYAADATPESLLSSDLLDSVLPLTIAAANVWHTQHRVLRMEPYTGYTGQQKQGAWKWLDPFAVGLIAERRVDPRVETASQSGFASLAVPLVHTWPWATWLSLWGVLMASLVTAWQQLRVRQLESMNQPLGRYRIKSELGAGGMGVVYRAEHLDLGRDIALKVLRSDCQDEDDRQRFDREACLAATLSCPHSVSVYDFGHTEHGDAFCVMELLEGITLAEVVARSGPQPAGRVVWILQQICQSILEAHSKGLMHRDLKPQNVMLRYDAIVGDWVVVFDFGLAKPIEPDQGMFQTAESIWAGTPMYMAPERFREPSLMDPRSDIYSIGCIAYYLLAGNPPFVECSPQSMFGLIMTQLPIEIMTHRDEMIDPRLDQWVRDCMAKDKRQRASDIAELIASLQVIAERIPWTRNEARQWWMEHSAPEII